In Enterobacter cloacae, the following are encoded in one genomic region:
- a CDS encoding MFS transporter has product MNSCIAAREAIAPAKPAWRAVYSLGLGVFGLITAEFLPASLLTPMAASLGVTEGMAGQAVTATALVALVTGLLITSATKSIDRRWVLMFFSVLQIISSLLVAFAPTLHVLLMGRLLLGIAIGGFWAMSTATAMRLVPADKVPKALAVIFSSVSIATVVAAPLGSYLGSLIGWRNVFILCILPSMLALLWQLWVLPSMKPESSGSLGTLFRVLRRPGMIGGMLATILIFSGHFAFFTYLRPFLETVGQVSVESISLILLGFGIANFVGTSIAGHLLARNLRLTLALVPFAMGVLALIMVAFGHLAMLDGLLVALWGFAFGLVPVGWSTWLATTVPDEAESAGGLLVASIQLAISAGAAGGGAVFDLNGASGVFAGSGLLLVTAMVIVLMGVRVKAE; this is encoded by the coding sequence ATGAATTCATGTATCGCGGCGAGAGAGGCTATAGCGCCCGCAAAACCCGCCTGGCGAGCCGTCTATTCACTGGGGCTGGGGGTATTTGGTCTGATAACGGCAGAGTTCTTGCCCGCCAGTTTGCTGACGCCAATGGCGGCCAGCCTGGGCGTCACCGAAGGGATGGCCGGGCAGGCGGTGACCGCAACCGCACTGGTGGCGCTGGTCACCGGTTTGCTGATTACCTCTGCCACCAAAAGCATCGATCGCCGCTGGGTATTGATGTTTTTCTCGGTGCTGCAAATCATCTCCAGCCTGCTGGTGGCCTTTGCGCCAACGCTGCATGTTCTGCTGATGGGGCGTTTGCTGTTGGGTATCGCCATTGGGGGATTCTGGGCGATGTCGACCGCCACGGCGATGCGGCTGGTACCTGCCGATAAAGTGCCGAAAGCGCTGGCGGTGATCTTCTCCAGCGTGTCGATTGCGACAGTAGTGGCTGCCCCGCTGGGGAGCTATCTTGGCAGCCTGATCGGCTGGCGTAACGTCTTTATCCTCTGCATTCTGCCGAGCATGCTGGCGCTGCTGTGGCAGCTCTGGGTACTGCCATCCATGAAACCGGAGAGCAGCGGCAGCCTGGGAACGCTATTCCGCGTGCTGAGACGTCCGGGGATGATCGGCGGGATGCTGGCGACCATCCTGATCTTCAGCGGCCATTTTGCCTTCTTTACCTATCTGCGTCCGTTTCTGGAAACGGTCGGCCAGGTGAGCGTAGAGAGCATTTCGCTGATCCTGCTGGGCTTTGGTATTGCCAACTTTGTCGGGACATCCATTGCCGGGCATCTTCTGGCGCGCAACCTGCGCCTGACGCTGGCGCTGGTACCTTTCGCTATGGGTGTACTGGCGCTCATCATGGTGGCATTTGGTCATCTGGCGATGCTGGACGGGTTGCTCGTTGCGCTGTGGGGTTTTGCCTTTGGTCTGGTGCCGGTGGGCTGGTCAACCTGGCTTGCAACGACTGTTCCTGATGAAGCCGAAAGCGCAGGGGGATTGCTGGTGGCCTCTATCCAGCTGGCGATAAGTGCGGGTGCGGCAGGCGGCGGAGCCGTGTTTGACCTCAACGGTGCCAGCGGCGTGTTTGCCGGAAGCGGTTTACTGCTGGTTACCGCCATGGTGATTGTGCTGATGGGCGTCAGGGTTAAAGCGGAATAA
- a CDS encoding type I glyceraldehyde-3-phosphate dehydrogenase — MVKVGINGFGRIGRNFLRAALGNPDIQIAAINDLTDSKTLAHLLKYDSLLGTLPVSVEAADGALQVDGQRIVVFSERDPANIPWRDVGVDVVIEATGFFTERDKAAAHIHRGGAKRVIISAPGKNDDLTVVMGVNHELYDPALHQVVSNGSCTTNGLAPAAQVLHQQFGIEHGLMNTTHAYTNSQALHDQPEKDLRGARAAALSIVPYSSGAAKALGKVIPALDGRLTGYSLRVPVPVVSIVDLTVTLSRNVTVEEVNDAFRKAAASGPLKDILGYSDEPLVSSDYQGDPRSSIIDGLSTLVIGGNMVKILAWYDNEWGFSNRLVDLAVLMDKKGV, encoded by the coding sequence ATGGTTAAGGTCGGTATTAACGGTTTCGGCAGGATCGGGCGTAATTTTCTGCGTGCCGCGTTGGGTAACCCCGACATTCAGATTGCGGCGATTAACGATCTGACGGACAGCAAAACCCTCGCCCATCTGCTCAAGTACGATTCCCTGCTCGGTACATTACCGGTTTCCGTTGAAGCGGCAGACGGTGCGTTGCAGGTCGATGGCCAGCGGATCGTCGTGTTCAGCGAACGCGATCCGGCCAACATTCCGTGGCGCGATGTTGGGGTAGACGTGGTGATTGAAGCCACGGGTTTCTTCACCGAACGTGATAAAGCAGCGGCGCATATTCATCGCGGTGGCGCGAAACGGGTCATTATCTCCGCCCCCGGTAAAAACGACGACCTGACGGTGGTGATGGGTGTGAACCATGAGCTGTACGACCCGGCCCTGCACCAGGTGGTGAGTAACGGGAGTTGTACCACCAACGGGCTGGCTCCGGCGGCACAGGTACTGCATCAGCAGTTTGGTATTGAACACGGGCTGATGAACACCACGCATGCTTACACCAACAGCCAGGCGCTGCACGATCAGCCGGAGAAAGATCTGCGCGGTGCCCGCGCGGCCGCGCTGTCGATTGTGCCTTACTCCAGCGGGGCAGCAAAAGCGCTGGGGAAAGTGATCCCGGCTCTGGATGGCCGTCTGACCGGATACTCGCTGCGCGTGCCGGTTCCGGTAGTGTCCATCGTCGATCTGACGGTGACGCTGAGCCGGAATGTGACCGTCGAGGAGGTCAACGATGCGTTCCGTAAAGCAGCAGCAAGCGGGCCGCTGAAAGACATTCTGGGCTACAGCGATGAACCACTGGTCTCCAGCGATTATCAGGGTGACCCGCGTTCTTCCATTATCGACGGGCTTTCCACACTGGTGATCGGCGGCAATATGGTCAAAATCCTGGCGTGGTATGACAACGAATGGGGGTTCTCAAACCGTCTGGTGGATCTCGCCGTGCTGATGGATAAAAAAGGCGTGTAA
- a CDS encoding AraC family transcriptional regulator, translating to MKKILIIVPDGGMLFEAAGIADILMQANRLHPEGLSNPCYRILIATTQPHQVIHGQSGLNLLADYRLPELDPREPLDTIIITGRGMNELESTAVVDWLHLAAPHARRIASICGGAMLLAQTGLLDGRRATTHWRLLETMQETYPAIRVEGGPLYIQDGPIWTSCGVSSGFDLTLALVEDDYGFTLARDVAQDMVMYLRRPGGQLQFSRYNLQQSGASGPISELQAWILQNLTADLCVENLAERVAMSPRNFTRVFTRDAGASPARYVTEARLAAARQLLEQTNDSLELIAGRSGFGTSINLRRVFEKQLHLTPGEYRQRFHCRKMA from the coding sequence ATGAAGAAAATCCTGATTATCGTTCCTGACGGCGGCATGTTGTTTGAAGCCGCCGGTATCGCCGACATTCTGATGCAGGCCAACCGACTGCACCCGGAAGGCCTGAGCAATCCCTGCTACCGTATCCTCATTGCCACCACTCAGCCCCATCAGGTGATCCACGGGCAGTCTGGCTTAAATTTGCTGGCGGACTATCGCCTGCCGGAGCTGGACCCACGCGAGCCGCTCGACACCATTATCATTACCGGACGCGGCATGAACGAGCTGGAGAGCACCGCGGTGGTGGACTGGCTGCACCTTGCAGCCCCTCACGCCCGGCGTATTGCCTCCATCTGCGGTGGCGCGATGCTGCTGGCACAGACCGGATTACTCGACGGACGTCGCGCCACGACGCACTGGCGGCTTCTGGAGACAATGCAGGAAACGTATCCGGCTATCCGTGTGGAAGGTGGCCCACTCTATATTCAGGACGGCCCCATCTGGACGTCCTGCGGTGTCAGTTCCGGGTTTGACCTGACGCTGGCACTGGTTGAAGATGACTACGGTTTTACCCTCGCTCGTGACGTGGCGCAGGACATGGTGATGTATCTGCGTCGCCCGGGCGGGCAGTTGCAGTTCAGCCGTTATAACCTGCAGCAATCGGGGGCTTCCGGCCCCATTAGCGAATTACAGGCCTGGATCCTGCAAAACCTCACCGCCGACCTGTGCGTTGAAAATCTGGCGGAAAGAGTCGCCATGAGCCCACGAAATTTCACCCGCGTGTTTACCCGCGACGCAGGAGCCTCTCCGGCGCGCTACGTAACCGAAGCACGTCTTGCCGCTGCCAGACAGCTTCTTGAACAGACAAATGACTCGCTGGAGCTTATCGCCGGGAGAAGCGGATTTGGCACCAGCATCAACCTGCGTCGCGTCTTTGAGAAACAGCTTCACCTCACGCCGGGAGAGTACCGCCAGCGCTTCCACTGCCGCAAGATGGCGTAA